The genomic window CCGTCCCTCTCAGGAACGACGCCAATTATAGAATTTTCAGGAACATTTGCAAGGGTGTTTTTGCAGAAAAAATCGCATTTTTTTCTTATTTTCGCAAAAAACGGGAATAACACGACTCTTTCGCAAGGAGTTCCCCGAGAATTCACAAACTATTCACAACTTTTTTGAAGGCGTTGGATTAATTTTTCTCAAAAATGCCCAAAATTGTCTGCAATGGGGCATTTTCCATGTCAATAGAAGTACAATCCATCTGTCCACGGAACCATGTAAGCTGCCTTTTAGCATAGTTACGGGTCTTTTTCTTGACTTCTTCGATAACTTTTGCCATTTCAGAGGCACTTTGCGCCTGCAAAAGCTCGCGATAGCCCAAGCTCTGCCAGGCCGGAGCCGTGAGCGGAACAATCTTTGAAAGTTCCCGGGCTTCTTCTAGCCAACCGTCTTTCATCATCTGGTCAACGCGCTCATTGATTCTTTTGTACAAAGTATCACGTTCGCGCTGCAGCCAGAACACAGGCAACGAGCCCATTCCACCTTCACGTTCTTTCTGGTATTCCGAAAGTTTGCGACCGGTCGCCTTGAATACTTCTACCACGCGAATCAATCGCTGCACATTATTCGGTTCGACACTTTGTACAAGTTCAGGATCAATCCCCATCGCCATTTTATACAAACTATCAGCACCTTGAGTTTCAGCAAAAATTTCCAATTCACGACGGACACCTTCGGGCACCGCAGGAATCTTGGGAAGTCCAAGCATCAGGCTTTGCAAATAAAGCCCTGTACCTCCGACCAGGATATATTTCTTTTGCGGATTCAAATACAGCAGGTCCTTAACCGCCGAACAGAACGCCCCCGCAGAAAAGGACTGCATCGGATCAAGAAAATCGACCAGGTGATGTTTCACTCTCGCAAGGCTAGCCGCATCAGGCTGCGCCGTACCAATACAAAAGCCTCGGTACACCTGTCGGGAATCTACTCCGATAATTTCGGCATCGTAGTGTTCCGCAAGTGCAAGCGACAGGTTTGATTTACCGATTCCCGTCGCACCAACCAAGGCAAATAGAATAGGCATACCGGCAATTTAGTTATATTAGCACCTATCATGGGAAAAATGAAACACGTTGTCGCCATAATAATCGTTCTGGCAGTCTTAATCGGAGGCTTCGTCTATCTGCTACCCAAGCTTTCCGAACTGCCGCTACTCAATGGCATCAAAGGCTCCAAACCATCTAGCGCCGACACCACCGAGATTCAATCTTCTACCCAAGATACGCTTCCCTTTGAAGAAAGAATGCAACGGGCTCTGGACCCTCTGGAAGTCAGCTATTCCAAGCGCAAGAAGCGCCACATCTGGACCATGGGCGGTGGAGAAACCGTCATCACCTATCTTTTGCAGATGCAGCGCTTTGTAAAAAAGGCGGGCGGAAAAGTCCTCTACATGGAAGAACTCTATAACAACAACGAAGTCTTCCAGGCTGCCAGAGTGGACTTGCTCAAAGACAACGGAGATTCCTTAAATATCGAAATCCAGGTTTCCCGCAACGAATACAAGCTGGGAGCATCGCTCCTTGCTGTCGCATTTGAAGTTACCCAACTGTCACCAGAACTGGTTACAGCACTCAACAAACTCGGATACGCCTACGACTTGTTGATTCCGCCCTTCGGTTTGAGTGACGACGAATACCGTTTTTTAGACAAAATAAACAACAGAAACATAACCCTTTGGCTTACCCTTGAATCGACCAAGCTGAACAAGGCACACAACAAATTAAGGCCTTTGCGTATTCACCATACCGAAGAGCAAATTGAAGCCGTTATTGGAGATGCCTGTACCAAATTCCCCGAAGCGAGAGGAATCGTTTCACGCTATGGTGAACAAGCTGTAGAACACAGACAGCTCCTGCAGGCTATTTTGAAACCGGCAAAAGGCCACCATCTTTGGTTTATGGATATTTCTGCAAACAAGCGTTCCATTGTTCCGCAGGTTTGCAAGGAACTCGGAATGACCTGCAAAGACGCCATGGCCTACAACCCCGAGAGCAGTTCGCTCGACGATTACACGAAGGCTAAAATCAGGGAAGCAAAGCGCAACGGACTTGCCGTTATGATTTTACCTTTGAACGCAAGCAACATTAACAAATTGAGCGATTTGCAGGAAAAAGTAAAGTCCCAAGGTACCACGCTTATAAATTTATCTACCTTTATGAAGAAATGACAAGGAGTCTTGTATGACCGTAAAACTTGGATTTAACGTTGATCATATCGCCACTATCCGTGAAGCCCGCAAGATTTGCGAACCGGATCCGATTGCCGCAGCCGTGCTTGCAGAACTTGCAGGTGCCGCAGGCATTACGATGCACTTGCGCGAAGACAAGCAACACATCCAAGACCGCGACGTACAGCTGTTGCGCAGAACCGTCACCACCAAGATGAACTTGGAAATCAGTGCCGCCCAGGAAATGGTCCAGGTTGCCATCAATAACCAGCCCGACACCGTGACTCTGGTTCCCGAAACGCACACGGAGCTTTCCACCGAAGACGGCCTAAACGTGGCAGCCAAGGCCAACGACCTCATCAAGCCGGTCATGACCCTGAAAAACAACGACATTTCTGTAGGCGTGTTCATTGACGCCGAAACCGAACAGGTCAAGGCAGCCAAGAAGATTGGTGCAGACTTTGTCGAATTCAACACCGGCAAGTACGCCACTAGCTGCACACTCGGAAGCGCCGAAGAAGTGGAACGCGAAATTTCCGCCCTTGAAGACATGACGGTGCTCGCCCGCAAGTACGGACTCAAGGTGAAGGCCGGACGAGGCCTCAACTACCGCAACGTAGCCGCCATCGCCGCTATCGAAGGCATTGACGAAATCATCGTCGGCCACAGCATCGTAAGCAAGGCCGTCATGGTCGGCATCGATCGCGCCGTGCGCGACATGGTAGACCTGATTAAGGGCTAATAGTCCTTATACTCTACATTCTGAAGTACAAGCCCTTGGGGCGGCGCCCATGTGCGTTCGCCCTTAAATTTTTTCTCGAAAATAGTCTGCACCGTTCCGAGGGGAAGCTTGCCGCGACCCACGTCAAACAACGTTCCGACCATGGCGCGCACCTGACGGTGCAAGAAACGATTCCCCTTGATATGGAACATGCAGCTCCAGTCGTTCAGACGTTCGAGCCTGAATTCCGTAAGGATACAGTCCGTTGACTTTCCATCGTTTCGAGGAATGCAGAAATCAATAAAGTCATGATGTCCCAAGAAGGACTCCGCCTCCTTAGCCATAGCATCCAAATCGAGATTCAAGGAACCGCACTCCCAGCCGAAGTCGCGCAGCAGCGCCACGGGACGAGTATAAATGGTATACTGGTAATACCGGCTCAAGGCGTCGTAACGCGAATGGAAATCTGCCGCACAGGGTTCAAGATCGCGAATGCGAATAAGCCTTTGTGTAAGGCCGTTGATTGAACGGACTAGCTTACCGCAATCAATTTCGCCGTCATAATCAAAATGCACACACTGCCCACGGGCATGCACCCCTGTATCGGTACGACCGGACCCGGTAATACGCACCGGCACACGCAGTGCAACCGCAAAAGCCTCTTCGAGTGCAGACTGAACTGTAACGAATTTGGTCTTTCCGCCTTCGTTCTGGGCTTGCCAGCCATAAAAAGCCGACCCCAGGTATTCACAGCGGAAACGATAACGCATTAGCCCATGGCTTCCTTGATGACCGCTTCCACCTTTTCCTGAGAAATCTTCAGGCTAGAGGCAATAGCCGAGGCCGGGAAGCCACGACGGGACATCTGGAGAATCTTCACCTTTTCGTTGGACTCGCGGTCAAAGCGCGTAATTTCAAGGGGGCTTTTGAGGTTCGGGTCGCCCGTAAGGTTACGGCTCTGGGCACGCAGTTTCATGGTGCGTTCACGGGAGAGTCCGCGAGGAGCACGCAACACATCGGAAAGGTTCTGCATGGCAGAAGTAATCCGTTCCTTAGCCGTAGGCCTGAGTGCGGGCTTGCTATCGGGAGCACCCGTCAAAATCTTGTTTTCGGGGACGCCATTTTCGTCTTCGAATTCCACTTTCGGATTTTCGTCGGAAGGCGATGCCTTGGCTGCAGCAGCCTGAGCCATCGTTTCACGCTTCTGCGCCGCATATTCTTCGGCATCAGCAATAATGGAGCGCTTTTCGCGGCGAGGACGGGGCGGAATGGTAGCATCGTCGAGGATAGCCTTAGGTTCCTTGAACCTTTCTGCCTTGATGGCTTCCATACGGCGAGTAATGATTTCCTGGCGTTTCCTGAGAACCAGGACCAGGATTGCCACGCAAACGCCAATAGCCAAAATACCGCCCACAACCCACTTGACGATGTCGGAGGTGCTGGAGGAAGTATTGGCAGAAGCTCCATCTGCAGATTCCGTTGCAGGAGCGACACGCATGGAGGAAAGTTCTTCCCAGGCAGAGTCCAATTGCAAACGAATCGTTACCTGCTGATCGGGGTTTGCCTTCGCGCTCCAAAGCGCATGTTCCAGAGAATCAATTTTAGAGCGTGCTGTCAGATAGGCGTCGGCATCAAAGGAGCCCCGGGAACCGGAGAAGTCCATTAACAGATAAACAGCCAAAGCGGAAGCCAAGACGAGCAACACGATGGGAGCTAAAAATTTTTTCATAGCCTAAAAATAGTAAAAAAAAGAAAATATGCCCAACATGACTCGTTGAGAATGTTGAAGATTTCTCAACGCTTTTCAAGAAAGATAGGCCAGCCGCCCCTTTTTTCAAGCCTTCTTTTTCTATCTTTTTGCTCAAGAACTCTTTGTTCTCCTCCTAACCCCCAAAAAGCTCAGCTAACGCAAGTTAGCTGAGTTTTTTTTCATAAGAAAAATCTGCAAGGCCCAAGGCATTGCAGACAAATTAACAAAATCCGTTTGAAAGCTTTATTCTAGCGCTTTTTGCCTAATGCATCAGCGAGAATCACACGGTTCGCTCCAGACTGGATAGCCATCTGCATGGATTCGCCAGCAGCCATCAGCAGGCCACGAGCATCGCCCGCATGGACAGGCATTACGGCAACGCCGATGCTAAGGGTGGTTTCGAGAACCGTCTCACCGTAGGCAATTTTGAGCTGGGAAATTTCATGACGGATACGTTCCGCACGGTCCCTCGTAATCTTGAGGTCGGCACCCGGCAGAATCACGCAGAACACTTCACCCTCGTAGCGGCACGGGATGTCTTCGTTACGAACGTAGCCAGGCAGGCGCTGACCCAGTTCCCACAGGAGCTGTTCCACCGCATGGCGGCCGCGCTGTTCCTGAATCTGAGCCACGGCATCCGGATAAAGCATAATCAGGCCGATCGGAGAACGATGGCGGGTCGCAGCAGACACTTCACGGACCAGGGATTCTTCCATGTAGCGGCGATTAAAAAGTCCCGTAAGGCTATCGCGAATGCTATGCTGTCTATAGCGGGCGCTCAGGTTCTGATTGGCGACATAAAGTCCCAACGTGGTAGCCACTGCGCTCACCTTGGCATGCCAGTCATCCATAGATTCATTATCGGGCAAGACATCGGTCTGCAGCGAGAAAATGCCGAAATGCTCTTCGCTACCTTCAATAGGAGCACAGAAAGAAACTCCATGAGGATGGAGGTGTAAATGGGTACAACCGCCATTCAAGCTAGGGTTCGAATAGTCCGCAATGACAATATCGCCGGCATCAAAACTGGCGCATTCCACCGGGCGAATGACATCATCGCTAATGACCGTTTCACCAAAAGAGAGTACCTTGTGCAGGTCCGTCTGGGTTCCAGCATACATGTACAAAATTCCAGAAGCATTGGGGAACAGCTGCGGGAGCAATTCTTCCAAAGACTTGATCACCTCGGGAACCGGGCGATCCTTCAAAAGGCAACGGGTATATTTCTTCCAGGCATCCAGGGGGAACTTAACGCAAATTTCGTCCACTTTCTTGGCGAGCGCTTCCTTGGAAGAAATCGCACCCGTCGGAAGAGGCATATCTTCAGGTTCAGGCTGAGCAGCAAGGGGATCGGGACTGGTCACCGGAAGTTCCGAAGTCATGGACAGTTTTGAATCCTTGATGGAATAAAGAGCTTCGTTAAAGTCCTCTTCGGCAATGTCAAGCTTTCGCTTGCACACATTGTAGAGAACCAGACCAAGGACGGCGCCCCAGGCCCCAACGAAAATGAACTTTCCACCTATAGAGACCGTCGTTTCGGGTACGAAGTACGAAATGGCGACTCCTGCGATAAACGCAACCAGCCAGAAGAAATAAGTAAACATACTCATATAAATAAATGTAGCTTAAAAAGAGAAATTGTTGACAACCGACTCATAAATAACCGCAAAAAAACAGGAACTTAGCTAAATTTGTAAATATGACCATTCTTGAAAAGATTGCCCTTGCCCTCCCCGCCGTCGAAAGTCCCGCCAGATATATGGGTGGCGAAGCGAACAGTGTCGTAAAGGACCACAGCCAAATGCTTTGCCGCATGGCGTTCGTGTTCCCCGACAAGTATGAAATCGGCATGAGCAATAACGGAATCCGTATTCTGTACCATGTCATTAACCGCGAGCCGGACTTGCTGTGCGAAGTTTCCTTTGCTCCGTGGGACGATATGGCGAAGGAAATGGAAAAGTACGACATTCCGCTGTATAGCTACGCAAGCTATACGCCGGTGCGTGATTTCGAAGTGGTCGGCATGACGCTCCAGACGGAGCTCAACTTTACGAACGTGCCCTACGTGCTTGACATCGCACGCATTCCAGTGTGGCAGAAAGACCGCCGTGAAGAAGACCCGATTTTGGTCGCAGGCGGCCCCGCCATGGCAAACCCCGAGCCGGTCGTAGACTTTTTCGACGCCTTCATGATCGGTGACGGCGAAGATATGATTATCAAGTTCCTGCGCTGCGTGGGCGAAGGCCGCAAGGCAAAACTTCCCCGCGCCCAGATTCTAGAGAATTTGTCTAAAATCGACGGCGTGTACGTACCGAGTCTGCGTCCCACCGTCACGAACGAATTTGGCGACATCGTTCCGGCTGAACCCGCCAAGGGCAGCTACCAGAATACAAACGGTGTACGCAGGCAGTTTATTCCGGTGATGGACCCGAAGAACTACCCCATCAAGAACCTGATTGCGAACATGCAGCTGGTGCACAACCGATTCAGTGTCGAAGTCATGCGCGGTTGCGCCCAAGGCTGCCGATTCTGTCAAGCCGGCATTTGGTACAGACCTTGCCGCGAACTCGACCCCGATGACGTATTGGATATTGCCAAAGCTGGCATCAAGGCGACCGGCGAACGCGAACTCGGACTTCTTTCGCTCTCCACCGCCGACTACAAGCCGGTGGAAGGTTTGACGGACTCCATCATTGACGATCCGTTCTTCGACACGGTAGACGTGAGCCTTCCGAGTATCCGAGTGAACGCCTTCGGCGAAACGCTCGCCCAGAAAATTTCCGCCCTCAAGGGAGGCCGCAGTGCGACCTTCGCTCCCGAAACAGGTTCCGAACGCATCCGCAAGATGATCAACAAGACCATCAGCGACCAGGACATGTACAACGCCGCCGAGCACGCCTTCAGTAGCGGTTTCAACAAGATTAAGTTGTACACAATGATCGGTTTCCCGACGGAAAACGAGCAGGACATGGAAGCGTTCTGCAACCTGATCGAGAACCTCGTGAAAATCGGTCGCAAGTACCTGCGCGGATGTCAGATCGCCGTGAGTATGGGTATTCTAATTCCGAAGTCCTTCACCGGGCTGCAATGGGCTCCGTTTATGGACAAGGAAACCGCCCTCAAGCATATCCGCTACGTACGCGAAAGATTCTTCAGGCACCCGAACGTGAAGGTGAACTGGGCCGGTTGGGAAACCAGTTTCCTCGAAGCCATTTACAGCCGCGGCGACCGCAGGCTCGGCCCCGTCATTTACGCTGCCTACAAGAAGGGAATTATCTTCGAAAGCGACTCCTATCGTTTCGATTTTGAAAAATGGCAGCAAGTCTGGGAAGAATGTGGATACGACACCAGCTGGGTGTACCGCATGCGCGAAAAGGACGAAGTGTTCCCGTGGGATTTCATTCACGCCGGCACAAGCAAACAGTACCTGCGCGGCGAATGGGAGAAGGCCTTCAAGGAAGACTCCGCACCGGTGCCCAACTGCAAATGGGGCGACTGCCAGAAGTGCGGCATTCCAGGCTTCGGCGCAGAAATCAAGCTCGCTAACGACCCGGTGCGCCACAAGGCTCCGAGCCGCACGCCCGAAGAAATCAAGAAACTTGTCGCGGAACGCCGCCCCACGCAAAAGAGCTGCCATAGCTACAAGATTACATTCAAGAAGACGGGCCTCAGCCGATTCTTGCCGCACCAGAACATGCTCAGTTTCTTCGAACGCACCTTCCTTTGCGCAGGCATTCCCATCAAGTTCAGCGAAGGATTCAGCCCGAAACCACGCATTTCGAACATGGGCGCACTCCCGCTCGGTCTTGAAACCTACTGCGAAGTCATCAGCGTAGACCTTCTGCAGCCGCTTGATATTTCCAAGGAAAACTTGCCGAAGATCATGGCCGAACTTTCGAGGCCGTTCCCGCGCGGCATGGAAATCGTGAACATCGAACCGCTCAAGGAAAAGCTTTCGAAGCACATGCCGACGGCAATGATTTATTCGTTCACGCCCGACGCGATTCCAGATGGCATCATGGAGAAGTTCGAAAACAAGACGCTCCCCGTGGTATTAAACCACCGCGGTCAAGAAATCAACTTGAACGAACACTTACTCGGAATCCAAATTGCAGGCGAAGCCATCATCACCAAGGTGAAGTGCAATAACATGGGCACAACCGTGAGCCCGTTCAACATTTATGCCGCACTGATGGGAGTGGAATTCGACCCGAAAAAACTCGACGAAAATTCTCGCCGCTATCTCATCAAGAAAATCGCAATGGAATTTTAAGGAGCCCTAGCCGATTCGGGATTTATTCAGCCGGGAGAATAATCTCGATATGGCTGGTGCTCACATTGAGGAAGTGCGTACGGAACAAGTCCTTTTCGCTCTTGTCGCTCACGCGCACCTGCGTCACAGCGATAAAGTCTTTGTTTTCGCGGATGTAGTCCGTGAGACGTTCATCGCGGAGCGTATCGATTTCGCCCGTGATAATAAAGCTGTCGGTCCAAATTTTTACTAGCATGTCTTAAATATAAAGTTTTTTTTGTTTGCAAGCAGAAAAAAAGCGTTTTTTTGTTGCTTTTTGCCATTTTGAGTGTATTTTAGGGATATAAATTAGCAGTTGGGCAAACCTAACCAAGGAGTTTACCATGGCAACGAAAAAAGTAATTAAAGCGACCCCCGGAAAGATGATTTACCACAATATGGAATTTATCGACAGTGATGTCGGTCGTCCCATCAGAATCATTGCAGAATTCATGGGTCCTTCCTTGATTTTTGCTGAAGAAGGCGTGAAAAATACCATCGTGTTCTTCGGCTCGGCGCGCACACTCCCCATGAGCGAGATTCTCAAGCGCCGCAAAAAATGCAAGAACGCCAAGGAACTGGAACGACTCAAGAAGCTCGAATCCGTAGCCGAATACTATGACGCCGCCCGCGAACTCGGCGCCAAGCTCGGGCGTTGGGCCAACAAGCAGCACAAAGGATTCGCCATCATGACCGGTGGCGGCCCCGGCATCATGGAAGCGGGCAACCGCGGCGCAAACGACGTGGGAACTTCTTCTGTTGGCCTCAACATCAAGCTTCCGTTCGAACAGCACCCGAACCCCTATATCGACGACGAACTGAACTTGCAGTTCCGTTACTTCTTTATCCGTAAGTACTGGTTCATGAAGATGGCTAAAGCGCTTGTGGTGTTCCCCGGCGGCTTCGGCACCCTCGACGAAATGTTCGAACTGTTGACTTTGATCCAGACCAAGAAATACGGCGACCGCATGCCCGTCGTGATTTTTGGCAAGAAGTACTGGAACAAGGTCATCAACTGGAAACATCTCGCCGACACGGGAATGATCGACAAGGACGACCTTAAGCTGTTCCATTTCTGCGACTCCGTTGACGACGCTTACAATGTCATTACAACGGCCCTCGAAAAGACAATGGAATAAATAAACAAGCAACTTATATGCAAGGTGTCGCTCGGCGGCACCTTGTTTTGTTTTGGGGATTAGCTATCTTTGGGGCATGATTCGAAACTTTCTGGCAGAAACATTAGATCGAGTATCTAGAAACTTGGCTCTCCGCCCGAACTACACCATGGAAGAATACCAGCGGTGGTTCGACCAGAATCCCGAATACATGCACAACGGCGCCATGCAGCACATTCAGCTGATAGAGCCCCTAACGCTCGAAGGCACCAACAACCTTTACCGTGCCCAGTACTGGCTGGAACACCCGAACGACCCCAGCCGCTACGTGGAACAAGAAATTGTCGTCAAAATTTGCAAGTTCTGGGCAAGCCCCGGCAAGAACAGGCTCCACCGCCTGAACAGCCTCTTGAGTGCCTTCCAGGACGAAATCCGCATCAACAACCTGATTCACGCCACCAATATCGAAGGCGTGGTCCAGAGCATGGGCGGCGGCATTGCCGGCAGACACCCTTACCTCAAGATGGAGTTTATTAAGGGTTGCTCTCTGGATAGGCTATTCAAGAAAGAACTAAGTGACGACGAAATCCTGCACCGAGTCGCCCAACTCGCCTACCTGGCAAACACCATTAGCCAGCTGCATTACTACCAGGTGGTCCACAAGGATTTAAAGCCCAAGAACCTTTTGCTTTGCCAGAATCCGCAGCACAAGAACAATCACAAGATTCTCGTGTGCGACTTCGGTTACGCCCAAGCGAAAATGCGTGACACCATTACCGAATACGGCGGCCAGATGACGCCTTGCTACAGCGCCCCCGAACAGGCCATCATGGGCGAAAACCTGTCGGCCTCGGTGGATTACTTCAGCTTCGGAATCATCGTGCACGAATACCTGACCGGCGAAAAGCTGTTCCCCCACGCCATGGACATCTTTATCGAAGACGGCTACCGCATTACCGACCGTTACCTGGAATACCTGAAGACCGGCCGCGAAAACCGCTTTAGCGACCCGCGTTTCCCGGAACTCACGGAGTGGATTGACAACCTCACCATTTTTGACAGCTTTGAACGCATGCAAAGTTGCCCGAACTTGTTTGATATTGCTCACAAATTGCGTGAACGTGTAAACGCCCAAGGATACCGCGACGTGAATACGGATTTCTTGTGGAACCAGCTGCGCGAATACAACCGCTTTTAAGAAAAATAAAATTTTCATTTTCAAGTTCATTAGTATATATTCAGGATATGAAACCTTCTATCCTGAATTTTTTTGCTCTCTTGAAAAAAGTCAAGCCCGTCCACTATCTGGTGGTCGCGGCTGTTATCGCACTTGGTGTCTTTAATGCCGTTACTGCGGTCATGCCGCAAATCAAGCAAGACCGCTACGAAAAAGGAATCGTCAAGTCCTTTGACAAGTGGTGGGAAGAAGAGGGGGCGAACCAATTCAAGGTCGTCGGAATCGAACCGACCGAAAAAGTCAAGCAAGAAGAATTTGAGCAGTTCCGCAACAGGGCCTTTGCACTGAAGCCATCTTACATCGTCGAAGACCGCGTTGAAGTCATGAAAAAGGATTTCCGCGAATGGTGGGAAATCAAGGGTGGCAAAGAAGAATTCACCCAAAAGAACAACCGTTACCCGAGCGAAGCGGACTTTAGGCGCGAACAGACCGAATGGATCGACAATTATACCGACAAGTTCGTGCGTTACAATATGGCGT from Fibrobacter sp. UWT2 includes these protein-coding regions:
- the miaA gene encoding tRNA (adenosine(37)-N6)-dimethylallyltransferase MiaA; protein product: MPILFALVGATGIGKSNLSLALAEHYDAEIIGVDSRQVYRGFCIGTAQPDAASLARVKHHLVDFLDPMQSFSAGAFCSAVKDLLYLNPQKKYILVGGTGLYLQSLMLGLPKIPAVPEGVRRELEIFAETQGADSLYKMAMGIDPELVQSVEPNNVQRLIRVVEVFKATGRKLSEYQKEREGGMGSLPVFWLQRERDTLYKRINERVDQMMKDGWLEEARELSKIVPLTAPAWQSLGYRELLQAQSASEMAKVIEEVKKKTRNYAKRQLTWFRGQMDCTSIDMENAPLQTILGIFEKN
- a CDS encoding divergent polysaccharide deacetylase family protein, encoding MGKMKHVVAIIIVLAVLIGGFVYLLPKLSELPLLNGIKGSKPSSADTTEIQSSTQDTLPFEERMQRALDPLEVSYSKRKKRHIWTMGGGETVITYLLQMQRFVKKAGGKVLYMEELYNNNEVFQAARVDLLKDNGDSLNIEIQVSRNEYKLGASLLAVAFEVTQLSPELVTALNKLGYAYDLLIPPFGLSDDEYRFLDKINNRNITLWLTLESTKLNKAHNKLRPLRIHHTEEQIEAVIGDACTKFPEARGIVSRYGEQAVEHRQLLQAILKPAKGHHLWFMDISANKRSIVPQVCKELGMTCKDAMAYNPESSSLDDYTKAKIREAKRNGLAVMILPLNASNINKLSDLQEKVKSQGTTLINLSTFMKK
- a CDS encoding pyridoxine 5'-phosphate synthase — protein: MTVKLGFNVDHIATIREARKICEPDPIAAAVLAELAGAAGITMHLREDKQHIQDRDVQLLRRTVTTKMNLEISAAQEMVQVAINNQPDTVTLVPETHTELSTEDGLNVAAKANDLIKPVMTLKNNDISVGVFIDAETEQVKAAKKIGADFVEFNTGKYATSCTLGSAEEVEREISALEDMTVLARKYGLKVKAGRGLNYRNVAAIAAIEGIDEIIVGHSIVSKAVMVGIDRAVRDMVDLIKG
- the truA gene encoding tRNA pseudouridine(38-40) synthase TruA → MRYRFRCEYLGSAFYGWQAQNEGGKTKFVTVQSALEEAFAVALRVPVRITGSGRTDTGVHARGQCVHFDYDGEIDCGKLVRSINGLTQRLIRIRDLEPCAADFHSRYDALSRYYQYTIYTRPVALLRDFGWECGSLNLDLDAMAKEAESFLGHHDFIDFCIPRNDGKSTDCILTEFRLERLNDWSCMFHIKGNRFLHRQVRAMVGTLFDVGRGKLPLGTVQTIFEKKFKGERTWAPPQGLVLQNVEYKDY
- a CDS encoding GGDEF domain-containing protein codes for the protein MSMFTYFFWLVAFIAGVAISYFVPETTVSIGGKFIFVGAWGAVLGLVLYNVCKRKLDIAEEDFNEALYSIKDSKLSMTSELPVTSPDPLAAQPEPEDMPLPTGAISSKEALAKKVDEICVKFPLDAWKKYTRCLLKDRPVPEVIKSLEELLPQLFPNASGILYMYAGTQTDLHKVLSFGETVISDDVIRPVECASFDAGDIVIADYSNPSLNGGCTHLHLHPHGVSFCAPIEGSEEHFGIFSLQTDVLPDNESMDDWHAKVSAVATTLGLYVANQNLSARYRQHSIRDSLTGLFNRRYMEESLVREVSAATRHRSPIGLIMLYPDAVAQIQEQRGRHAVEQLLWELGQRLPGYVRNEDIPCRYEGEVFCVILPGADLKITRDRAERIRHEISQLKIAYGETVLETTLSIGVAVMPVHAGDARGLLMAAGESMQMAIQSGANRVILADALGKKR
- a CDS encoding TIGR03960 family B12-binding radical SAM protein, translating into MTILEKIALALPAVESPARYMGGEANSVVKDHSQMLCRMAFVFPDKYEIGMSNNGIRILYHVINREPDLLCEVSFAPWDDMAKEMEKYDIPLYSYASYTPVRDFEVVGMTLQTELNFTNVPYVLDIARIPVWQKDRREEDPILVAGGPAMANPEPVVDFFDAFMIGDGEDMIIKFLRCVGEGRKAKLPRAQILENLSKIDGVYVPSLRPTVTNEFGDIVPAEPAKGSYQNTNGVRRQFIPVMDPKNYPIKNLIANMQLVHNRFSVEVMRGCAQGCRFCQAGIWYRPCRELDPDDVLDIAKAGIKATGERELGLLSLSTADYKPVEGLTDSIIDDPFFDTVDVSLPSIRVNAFGETLAQKISALKGGRSATFAPETGSERIRKMINKTISDQDMYNAAEHAFSSGFNKIKLYTMIGFPTENEQDMEAFCNLIENLVKIGRKYLRGCQIAVSMGILIPKSFTGLQWAPFMDKETALKHIRYVRERFFRHPNVKVNWAGWETSFLEAIYSRGDRRLGPVIYAAYKKGIIFESDSYRFDFEKWQQVWEECGYDTSWVYRMREKDEVFPWDFIHAGTSKQYLRGEWEKAFKEDSAPVPNCKWGDCQKCGIPGFGAEIKLANDPVRHKAPSRTPEEIKKLVAERRPTQKSCHSYKITFKKTGLSRFLPHQNMLSFFERTFLCAGIPIKFSEGFSPKPRISNMGALPLGLETYCEVISVDLLQPLDISKENLPKIMAELSRPFPRGMEIVNIEPLKEKLSKHMPTAMIYSFTPDAIPDGIMEKFENKTLPVVLNHRGQEINLNEHLLGIQIAGEAIITKVKCNNMGTTVSPFNIYAALMGVEFDPKKLDENSRRYLIKKIAMEF
- a CDS encoding TIGR00730 family Rossman fold protein; translation: MATKKVIKATPGKMIYHNMEFIDSDVGRPIRIIAEFMGPSLIFAEEGVKNTIVFFGSARTLPMSEILKRRKKCKNAKELERLKKLESVAEYYDAARELGAKLGRWANKQHKGFAIMTGGGPGIMEAGNRGANDVGTSSVGLNIKLPFEQHPNPYIDDELNLQFRYFFIRKYWFMKMAKALVVFPGGFGTLDEMFELLTLIQTKKYGDRMPVVIFGKKYWNKVINWKHLADTGMIDKDDLKLFHFCDSVDDAYNVITTALEKTME
- a CDS encoding protein kinase, which translates into the protein MIRNFLAETLDRVSRNLALRPNYTMEEYQRWFDQNPEYMHNGAMQHIQLIEPLTLEGTNNLYRAQYWLEHPNDPSRYVEQEIVVKICKFWASPGKNRLHRLNSLLSAFQDEIRINNLIHATNIEGVVQSMGGGIAGRHPYLKMEFIKGCSLDRLFKKELSDDEILHRVAQLAYLANTISQLHYYQVVHKDLKPKNLLLCQNPQHKNNHKILVCDFGYAQAKMRDTITEYGGQMTPCYSAPEQAIMGENLSASVDYFSFGIIVHEYLTGEKLFPHAMDIFIEDGYRITDRYLEYLKTGRENRFSDPRFPELTEWIDNLTIFDSFERMQSCPNLFDIAHKLRERVNAQGYRDVNTDFLWNQLREYNRF